A section of the Girardinichthys multiradiatus isolate DD_20200921_A chromosome 5, DD_fGirMul_XY1, whole genome shotgun sequence genome encodes:
- the smim18 gene encoding small integral membrane protein 18, whose product MANITNTIHPSRLPEALPLSRVSLQVQEVYPFHDGWNVACFIILLLFILTVLSLAALAVLYELLDCGCCTKGKTHHQLQEEGPGSCGKLMTNICKEPESHTEVV is encoded by the coding sequence ATGGCCAACATCACAAACACCATCCACCCAAGTAGACTCCCTGAGGCACTCCCTCTGTCCCGCGTCTCCCTACAGGTACAAGAAGTCTACCCCTTCCACGATGGCTGGAACGTTGCCTGTTTCATCATCCTTCTGCTTTTCATCCTCACTGTCCTTTCCCTGGCAGCCTTGGCTGTCCTCTACGAGCTACTGGACTGTGGGTGCTGCACTAAAGGGAAAACACACCACCAGCTACAGGAGGAGGGGCCAGGAAGCTGTGGCAAGCTCATGACCAACATTTGCAAGGAGCCAGAATCCCACACTGAGGTGGTATAG